A genomic region of Vitis vinifera cultivar Pinot Noir 40024 chromosome 7, ASM3070453v1 contains the following coding sequences:
- the LOC100263560 gene encoding CDT1-like protein a, chloroplastic, translating into MSASAFNPFKSKKIAKSSSKVDQTKAPDHDPWSSKTPEKPALPPRRGRNGSVALSIKEVKQMATTLTKSAPVQSARTAPVGSARTASVDPVASPSRQKNVNRSMKLPEKYEMLAQFFDSLDSSIRLLRLKGSMSTFTNICPKIECLTDRRFSHGNLAQLKYILPEAIVIKKVLMLDERTSCMKPDLLITLDVDGIENSKLESGNSHLRKIFRARLLDFAKAHPEGDEIPEETLPEPFSQSKQDLHSNMIKDSYSSLPAETSCDVLMEQPQAVASHLSRCFQRRFSQKISGEAENSNKKPANFSLQLSDLPVQDPYLNKSSSNEEVVATVAPSPVKSSSPAHLPLSHPPATPLKKTDSTDNQDFCSMKTPDIQVTPAKLAFSPARLMTMTPSLQPPKRCLMSPHDDSTNSPNKLVRRPARSRSLKFDTPVKGAEIKEEVNEKGSLSVDNDILDILPENLLESIREKERKAIEEQDPAISQAKRRREMIVGLPKLFNMIHFLFQSINRSVVTKEELMHKILASHCDIVDRREVEEQLKLLQELVPEWISEKLASSGDLLLCIKKTSSPESIRQRLMEAK; encoded by the exons ATGTCCGCTTCAGCATTCAATCCTTTCAAGTCGAAGAAGATCGCAAAGTCAAGCTCGAAGGTAGATCAAACCAAAGCTCCAGATCACGATCCATGGAGCTCCAAAACCCCCGAGAAGCCCGCCCTCCCCCCTCGCCGAGGTCGAAATGGCTCCGTCGCACTCTCCATTAAAGAAGTGAAACAAATGGCCACTACCCTCACAAAGTCAGCTCCAGTCCAATCCGCTCGAACCGCTCCGGTGGGATCTGCTCGGACCGCATCGGTGGATCCTGTTGCGTCGCCTTCGAGACAGAAGAATGTGAACCGCTCTATGAAGCTACCGGAAAA GTATGAGATGTTGGCTCAGTTTTTTGATAGCTTGGATAGCTCAATTCGGTTGCTGCGATTGAAGGGTTCAATGTCGACATTTACGAATATATGCCCGAAAATTGAGTGTTTAACCGATAG GAGGTTCTCACATGGCAACTTAGCTCAATTGAAGTACATTTTGCCTGAGGCTATCGTGATAAAGAAGGTTCTGATGCTTGATGAGCGAACCAGTTGTATGAAACCAGATCTCCTTATTACACTGGATGTTGATGGGATAGAGAACTCAAAATTAGAAAGTGGAAATTCTCATTTGAGGAAAATATTTCGAGCACGGCTTTTGGATTTTGCTAAAGCCCATCCCGAG GGAGATGAAATTCCAGAGGAAACACTTCCAGAGCCATTCAGTCAGTCAAAGCAAGATCTTCATTCAAACATGATCAAAGATTCCTACTCTTCGTTGCCAGCGGAGACATCTTGTGATGTGCTAATGGAACAGCCACAAGCAGTAGCATCCCATTTGTCTCGATGCTTCCAGAGGCGCTTTTCACAGAAAATTTCAGGTGAAGCAGAGAACAGTAATAAAAAGCCAGCAAACTTTTCTCTCCAACTTTCAGATCTTCCAGTTCAGGATCCATACCTTAACAAAAGTTCCTCCAATGAGGAAGTTGTTGCTACTGTTGCGCCATCCCCTGTTAAATCTTCATCTCCAGCTCATTTACCATTGTCTCACCCACCTGCAACTCCATTGAAAAAGACAGATTCTACAGACAATCAAGATTTTTGTTCCATGAAAACCCCTGACATTCAAGTGACCCCTGCCAAACTTGCTTTTAGTCCAGCCAGGTTGATGACAATGACACCTTCATTGCAGCCACCAAAGAGATGTCTCATGAGTCCGCATGATGATTCCACCAATTCACCAAACAAGTTAGTTAGACGTCCAGCCCGTTCCAGGTCATTGAAATTTGACACTCCTGTGAAGGGTGCAGAGATTAAGGAAGAAGTAAACGAGAAAGGGAGCTTGTCAGTTGATAACGATATTCTTGACATTCTTCCTGAGAATCTTCTGGAATCG ATaagggagaaagagagaaaggcAATAGAAGAGCAGGATCCAGCCATCTCACAAGCAAAGAGGAGGCGAGAGATGATTGTTGGTCTACCTAAGCTCTTCAACATGATTCATTTCTTATTTCAGTCAATCAATCGTTCCGTTGTCACAAAAGAGGAGCTTATGCACAAGATACTTGCAAGCCATTGTGATATTGTTGATAGAA GAGAAGTTGAAGAACAGCTTAAGTTGCTACAAGAACTAGTTCCAGAATGGATTTCCGAGAAATTGGCATCTAGTGGGGACTTGCTATTATG CATCAAGAAGACATCAAGTCCTGAGTCGATTCGACAAAGACTAATGGAAGCAAAGTGA
- the LOC104879815 gene encoding WAT1-related protein At2g39510 has product MDSDSRAAPEVCAFGVICRRFKPHLLMVLVHTCYTILYFTAEAAFNHGLNPHVMVTYRHFIGGLVMFPFAYVLERKVRPKLTLALFAEIFVLSLFGIGLTLNMYFASLTYTSPTFLASMVNTIASLTFVMAIILRLEHLDIRNPRGLAKILGTLFSLVGVMIMTSCKGPVIRNLSSPLIHIGRNNMHENWTKGSILTVASCITWSIWYIMQAFTMKRYPAPLSITTWMNFIGGAQSAVIAVIMQHKPEAWSFSVNIQLWSTIYAGVVCSGIMIFLLLWCTKQKGPVFVTMFNPLSTIMVAFTAYFVLGEKLYTGSIVGAVIAIIGLYLLLWGKEIDQQVGVKSQEQSNLTSEEQKEPTQIATSP; this is encoded by the exons ATGGATTCAGACTCAAGAGCTGCCCCTGAGGTGTGTGCATTTGGAGTGATCTGTAGGAGGTTCAAGCCACATCTTCTCATGGTTCTTGTTCACACCTGTTATACTATTCTCTATTTCACAGCAGAGGCTGCCTTTAACCATGGGTTGAATCCTCATGTTATGGTGACTTATCGACATTTCATTGGTGGTTTAGTGATGTTTCCTTTTGCCTATGTACTTGAAAG GAAAGTAAGGCCAAAGCTGACGCTAGCCTTGTTTGCAGAGATATTTGTGCTTTCTCTTTTTGG GATTGGCTTAACGCTTAACATGTACTTTGCAAGCTTGACATACACCTCACCAACCTTTCTAGCGTCGATGGTTAACACCATTGCATCCTTGACTTTTGTAATGGCAATTATTCTCAG ACTGGAACATCTTGATATTAGAAACCCTAGAGGATTAGCCAAAATCCTTGGGACCTTATTTTCCTTGGTGGGGGTCATGATCATGACATCTTGCAAAGGACCTGTAATAAGAAACTTGAGCAGCCCTCTAATCCACATCGGAAGAAATAATATGCATGAGAACTGGACGAAAGGGTCGATTCTAACAGTAGCAAGTTGCATAACATGGTCTATTTGGTACATTATGCAG GCATTTACTATGAAGAGATATCCTGCACCACTGTCAATTACTACATGGATGAACTTTATCGGAGGAGCACAATCAGCTGTCATTGCAGTAATCATGCAACATAAACCAGAAGCATGGTCATTTTCAGTCAACATCCAATTGTGGTCCACCATTTATGCC GGAGTGGTGTGCTCGGGTATAATGATCTTCCTTTTACTATGGTGCACTAAACAAAAAGGGCCAGTTTTTGTGACCATGTTTAATCCCCTTTCAACAATAATGGTGGCATTTACAGCATACTTTGTTCTTGGCGAAAAGCTGTATACGGGCAG CATCGTGGGAGCAGTTATCGCTATTATTGGTTTATACTTGCTGTTGTGGGGCAAAGAGATTGATCAACAAGTTGGGGTGAAGTCCCAAGAGCAATCCAATTTAACTTCCGAGGAGCAGAAGGAACCAACCCAGATTGCCACTTCACCATAG